The Thiohalobacter sp. sequence ATGGGCGCCATCATGGTGCTCGCCATGCACGCGGGCTTCGCCTTTCTGGAGGTAGGCACGGTGCGCGAGAAGAACCAGGTCAATGCGCTGGTGAAGATCATCGCAGACTTCGGTGTTTCCACCCTGGCCTATTTCTTCATCGGCTACTCCATCGCCTACGGCATGGGCTTCATGGAAACGGCCGAATCGCTGACCACCCGCAACGGCTACGAGCTGGTGAAGTTCTTCTTCCTGCTCACCTTCGCCGCGGCCATCCCCGCCATCATCTCCGGCGGCATCGCCGAGCGGGCGCGTTTCAATCCGCAGCTGCTGGCGACCTTCGTGCTGGTGGCGGCCGTCTATCCCTTCTTCGAGGGCGTTACCTGGAACGGCAACTTCGGCTTCCAGGACTGGCTGGAGGCGCAGTTCGGTGCCGGCTTCCATGACTTCGCCGGTTCCATCGTGGTGCATGCCATGGGTGGCTGGATTGCGCTGGCCGCGGTCCTGCTGCTGGGGCCACGCCATGGCCGCTACGGCAAGAACGGCGAGATGTATGCCCATCCGCCTTCCAGCATCCCCTTTCTTGCCCTGGGTGCCTGGATCCTGACCGTCGGCTGGTTCGGTTTCAATGTGATGTCGGCGCAAACGGTGGCAGGCGTGAGCGGGCTGGTGGCGGTGAATTCGCTCATGGCCATGGTTGGCGGCACCCTGGCGGCCCTGTTCGCCGGCCGCTACGACCCGGGCTTCGTGCACAACGGTCCGCTGGCCGGCCTGGTGGCCGTGTGTGCGGGCTCCGATGTCATGCACCCCGTGGGCGCGCTGGTGACCGGCGCCGTGGCCGGCGGCCTGTTCGTCTGGACCTTCACCCTCACCCAGAACCGCTGGAAGATCGACGATGTGCTGGGTGTCTGGCCGCTGCATGGCCTGTGTGGCGCCTGGGGCGGCATCGCCGCCGGCATCTTCGGTACCACCGCCCTGGGCGGCCTGGGCGGCGTGACCTTCGCCAGCCAGCTGATCGGTACCCTGGCCGGCGTGGGCGTGGCGCTGGGCGGCGGCCTGGTCGTCTACGGCGTGATCAAGGCCGTGACGGGACTGCGCCTGAGCCAGGAAGAGGAATACCAGGGCGCGGACCTCAGCATCCACAAGATCAGCGCGACTCCGCCCTACGATCGCTGATCGACGACTGTCTGTATCGGAAGGGGGGCGTGGTTCGCCGCGGCCCCCTCCCTATTTCTATGGGCCGCGTCGAGGAAGGAAGCGGAAGGGCTGGAATCGGTGTGAAATGGTCGGGGTGACTGGATTCGAACCAGCGACCCCTGCCTCCCGAAGACAGTGCTCTACCAGGCTGAGCTACACCCCGTTTGATTCCTGGCGGGCGGTCAGTAGCTGCGACTGACCGAGAACTCCGCGAGGGCGTGGAGGGCATCCCGGTAGGGAGATGCCGGCAGTCGGGACAGCGTGTCGATGGCACGCTCTGCCTCGGCCCGCGCGGAGCGCGCAGTGTACGCGATGGCCCCGGTCGATTCAATGGCGTCGCGAACCGCCTCGATGTGGTCCAGGCCGCCCTTTTCGATGGCCTCGCGCACCAGCGCCCGCTCGGCCTCGCTGCCCTCGCGCATGACGTGGATGAGCGGCAGGGTCGGCTTGCCCTCGGCCAGGTCGTCGCCGATGTTCTTGCCCATGGTCTCGGCGTCGGCGCTGTAGTCGAGCACGTCGTCGACCAGCTGGAAGGCGGTGCCCAGGTGCATGCCGTAGGCGGCCAGCGCCGTTTCCACCTCGGCAGGCTGCTCGCCGAGCACGGCGCCGATGCGGGCCGCGGCCTCGAACAGCTTGGCGGTCTTGGAGCGGATCACCTCCATGTACCGGGCCTCGGTGGTGTCCGGCTCGTGGCAGTTCAGAAGCTGCATCACCTCGCCCTCGGCGATGCGGTTGGTGGTGTGCGCCATGATCTCCATCACCCGCATGGAGCCGATCTCCACCATCATCTCGAAGGCGCGGGAATAGAGAAAATCGCCCACCAGCACGCTGGCCTCGTTGCCCCAGATGGCGTTGGCGGTCTCCCGGCCCCGGCGCAGCTCGGAGGCGTCGACCACGTCGTCGTGGAGCAGGGTGGCGGTGTGGATGAACTCCACCACGGCCGCCAGCGTCTGGTGATCGCGGCCGTCGTAGCCGCAGGCGCGGGCGGCCAGCAGCACCAGCAGCGGACGCAGGCGCTTGCCGCCGCTGTTGACGATGTACAGGCCCAGCTGGTTGATCAGCAGCACGTCCGAGCGCAGGCGTTCCTGGATCAGCGTGTCCACGGCCGCCATGTCGGCGCCCGCGAGCTCGCGGACCTCTTCCAGGGTCATGAATGGGCTGGATTTTCTGAGTGGTTCACGCATGTCACGGCTGACCGGCCGGAGGGCCTGTTAGCCCGCATATTGCACCAGGGCGGAAGCGGGCGGCAGGCAGCTTGTTGTCCTGGCGGGCAATGAACCGGGTTTCTTGCCCATGACCGGGAGTACGATTTGTACCCGCCCGCATCCTGCTGCGGCCCTGGCGGATTTTCGCTCGGCCTCGGGGGTGCTTCACTCAAGCCGTAGCGACGGCTACGGCTTTCGCTCCAGCCCGCCCCGAGCCCGGCTGCAAATCCGCCATCATCCGCAGCCCCTGATGCAACATGCGGGCTGGGTGCCGGGCAGCCGGTCCGGAGAGGCCCGCCTGACGGCCCGCCTAGTGTACCTGCGGCCCCCGGCCGGCGCCAGAGAATTCCGATTTGACCTGAACCGGCGCCATGACTAGAATTGGCACCCTTTCAGAGCCGGGCCCTCCCCGGCCCAACCTGCGGATTTTTGGAGAATTCAGCGATGTATGCAGTGATCGTGACCGGCGGCAAGCAGTACCGGGTCCAGCCGGGTGACAAGCTGCGGGTCGAGAAGCTCGACGCCGCCGAGGGCGACTCCGTCGAATTCAACGAGGTGCTGATGGTTTCCGACGGCAGCGATGTCAAGGTCGGCCGTCCGCTGCTCGACGGCGCCAGCGTCAAGGCGACGGTCACCGCGCAGGGGCGTGCGAAGAAGGTGGAGATCATCAAGTTCCGCCGCCGCAAGCACCACATGAAGCGCCAGGGACATCGCCAGTACTTCACCGAAGTCCAGATCACCGACGTGAACGCCTGAGCGGTCACGGTTACCTCGAGAGGCAGGCAGAGCAATGGCACACAAGAAGGCAGGCGGCAGCACTCGCAACGGCCGCGATTCCGAATCCAAGCGTCTTGGCGTGAAGCGCTTCGGCGGCCAGCAGGTCAAGGCGGGCAACATCATCGTCCGCCAGCGCGGCACCCACTTCCACCCCGGCGTGAACGTGGGCTGCGGCAAGGACCACACCCTGTTCGCCACCGCCGACGGCGAGGTGCGCTTCGTGGTGCGCGGCCCGAAGAACCGCAAGTTCGTGGACGTCGTCAGCGCGGGCTGAACCACATCATCGCTGAACGCGATTCCAGGGACCCCGCCGCACGGCGGGGTTTTTGTTACTACGGAGAGGCAAGATACAAGTGACAAGATACAAGTGAAAGAAACGGCGGCGTTGGGGCGCGATTGACGTGTATGACGGCGAGTCAGGCCAAGGGGCACGGAGCCGGCGCCGCCACGTCACGAATGGTCCTGACTTGCATCTTGTATCTTGAAACTTGTATCTGATCCCGACCATGAAATTCGTCGATGAAGCCACCATCAAGGTTGCCGCCGGGGACGGGGGCAACGGTTGCGTCAGCTTCCGCCGCGAGAAGTTCATTCCCTTCGGGGGGCCGGACGGCGGCGACGGCGGGGACGGTGGCAGCGTCTGGCTGGTAGCCGACGACAGCATCAACACCCTGGTGGACTTCCGCTACGAGCGCAGCTTCCGTGCCGGCCGCGGCGAGAACGGCAAGGGCCGCAACATGACCGGCGCGCGGGGCGAGGATCTGGAGATTCGCGTTCCGGTGGGCACCATGGTCTACGACGAGGACACCGGTGAACTGATCGGGGACCTGATCGAGCCGGGCCAGCGGCTCAAGGTGGCGCAGGGCGGCTGGCACGGCATCGGCAACGCGCGCTTCAAGAGTTCCACCAATCGCGCGCCGCGCCAGTCCACGCCCGGTACGCCGGGCGAGCAGCGCACCCTGCGCCTGGAGCTGAAGCTGCTGGCCGACGTCGGCCTGCTCGGCCTGCCCAATGCCGGCAAGTCGACCCTGATCCGGTCCATTTCCGCCGCGCGTCCGAAGGTCGCGGACTATCCCTTCACCACCCTCTATCCCAACCTGGGCGTGGTGCGTGTGGGCAGTCACCAGAGCTTCGTGGTCGCCGACATCCCCGGTCTGATCGAGGGCGCGGCCGAGGGGGCCGGGCTGGGCATCCGCTTCCTCAAGCATCTGGCGCGTACCCGGCTGCTGTTGCATCTGATCGACGTCGCGCCCATGGACGGTACCGACCCCGTGGCGCAGGCGCGCACCATCGTCGCCGAGCTGGCAAAGTACAGTCCCGAGCTGGCGGCGCGGCCGCGCTGGCTGGTATTGAACAAGATCGACCTGCTCCCGCCCGGGGAACGGGATGCCGTCTGCGACCGCATTGTTGCCGAACTGGGGTGGACCGGGCCGGTGTTCCGCATCTCGGCCGCCACCGGGGAGGGGACGGAGGCGCTGGTCCATGCCATCATGCAGCATCTGGAACAGGCGGACGAGGCGCCGTCGGCGGAGGATGCCTGATGCGTGACCGCAAGGCCCTGGGCGCCAGCCGGCGCTGGGTGATCAAGATCGGCAGCGCGCTGCTCACCAACGAAGGTCAGGGCCTCGACCGCGAGGCCATCGCGGCCTGGAGTGCGCAGATGGCCGGGCTGCTGGCCGAGGGCTACGAGCTGGTGTTGGTGTCCTCCGGCGCCGTGGCCGAGGGCCTGTGCCGGCTGGGCTGGTCCCGCAGGCCCCACGCCCTGCACGCGCTGCAGGCGGCTGCGGCGGTCGGCCAGATGGGTCTGATCCAGGCCTGGGAGTCCTGTTTCCAGGCCCATGGCCGGCATACTGCCCAGATCCTGCTCACCCACGAGGACCTCGCGGATCGGCAACGCTATCTGAATGCCCGCAGCACCTTGCGTACCCTGCTCGAGCTCGGCGTGGTGCCGGTGGTGAACGAGAACGACACTGTGGCCACCGACGAGATCCGCTTCGGCGACAACGATACCCTGGCCGCGCTGGTCGCCAATCTGGTCGAGGCCGATCTGCTGGTCATCCTCACCGACCAGCAGGGCCTGTACGAAGCCGATCCCCGCCGGCACCCGGAAGCCGCACTGGTCGAGAGCGCGGATGCCGACGATCCTGCGCTGGAGCGCATGGCTGGTGACGGGGGCGTACTCGGGCGAGGCGGCATGATCACCAAGGTGCGCGCGGCCCGGCGCGCGGCGCGCTCCGGCGCCAGCACCCTCATCGTCGGTGGGCGCGAGCCGGACGTGCTGGCGCGGGTGGCGCGGGGCGAGGCGCTGGGTACGCTGTTGCGTCCTGCACGCGAGCCCATCGCCGCCCGCAAGCAGTGGCTGGCCGGGCAGCTCGCGGTGCGCGGCTGCCTGCTGCTGGACGAGGGGGCCGTGGAGGTGCTCACGCGTGCCGGGCGCAGCCTGCTGCCCGTCGGGGTTACCGGCGTGGAGGGTCAGTTCGCCCGCGGCGAACTGGTCAGTTGCCTGGCGCCGGACGGGCGCGAGGTCGCTCGCGGCCTCGTCAATTATGGCGCCGACGAGGCGCGCCGCATCATCGGCCATCCCAGTTCGGAGATCGAATCCCTGCTCGGCTATGTCGACGAACCGGAGCTGATCCATCGCGACAATCTGGTGATTCTGTAGGAAGTAACAAGTTTCAAGATGCAAGATGCAAGATGCAAGATACAAGCGCCGTAGGATGGGCAAAGGCCCGAGGGCCGTGCCCATCACGGTAGCGGTGTAAACCTGATGGGCATGTCGCTTCGCTCCTCTGCCCATCCTACGGTTCTGTAGGAAGAAGCAAGTTTCAAGATGCAAGATACAAGTCCCGTAGGATGGGCAAAGGCCTGGAGGGCCGTGCCCATCACAACGGTGGTGTGACCCTGATGGGCACGTCGCTTCGCTCCTTTGCCCATCCTACGGTGCCTTGTATCCCCCAACAAAAAACCCCGCCTTGCGGCGGGGTGGCTCCTGCGTCGGACAAGGGGGATGATCAGAACACGTACTGGCCCTGGAGGAAGATTTCGTCTTCGTCGCTGCCCGTGACGCCCTTCAGGTTCTCGCCCATCCGGTAGCTGAGCTGCACTTTCACATCGTGCTTGTGGATGAACCAGTTGGCGCCCAGCGAGGTGCGGGTCCAGGTGTCGGCGTAATTGTCAGCATCCTGTGACTGGTGGCCGGCAACCAGCTCCAGCTTCGAGGGGACGAGCATGTAGCCTGCCTCGATCGACCAGTTCTTCAGGGTGGTGCTGCCGTTGCGGTACATGCCGCCGGTGAAGCCGGGGTCGACGGTGTCTGCACTGAACCGGTTGTATTCGGCATCGATCGAGAAGCCTCGCGCACGGAAGGCGCCGCTGACTTCGAAACCGGTCACGCTGTCGACGTCGGCCTTGCTGGAGGACGTGGAAACACCGCCGCTGGTATAGGTATTGTTGTCGTCATCGTTGCGCCAGCCGAAGGCCGCCACGCCGATGGTGGCCTTGGTGTCACCCTTGAAATCGCTCTGACTGAACTTGAGCAGACCGAATGGGTGGAAATCCACACGGCCGCCGACCATCCAGCCCTGGTTGAAGTCGTCGTTCTTGTTGACCGGGGTATCGAAGTCCAGCTTGCTGGCATCCGGGTCGATGTCGGCCGCGGCAAAGGAAGCACCCCAGGTCAGGGTCTTGTCGCCGTTGTGGCCGGTGAGGTGCAGGCCGACGTTGCGGTCCGGCGTGCCGTAGTTGTGATCGCCCACGAAGGTACGCTCCACCAGTTGCTGCTTCTTCGAGGAGGTCAGGAACTCGCGGGAGAAGGGGAAGTTGGCGTTGCCGAGGGTGACCTTCATGTTGTCGAAGCCCTTGTACTGCATGTAGGCGTCCTTCACGGCCACCTCGTTCGCGTCTTCAGCCTTGCCGAAGTCGAACTGGAACTTGCCCTTCCAGTCCTTGTGCAGGCTGCCCTCGACATAGGGCCGCAGGCGGCGGAAGAACACCTCGTCGGTGCTGCTGCCGCTGTCGGGATCGGCCTGGTGGTACTGAAGCTGGATGCGGCCGCCCATCTTCACGTACTTGTCGCCGTCCTTGTAGACGGTGATGCCGGCGGCGTGGGTGGTAGCGGCGAGGGTGCCGCCGGCCAGGAACAGGGTAATGCGGGATGCGAGGCTGCGCATGCGTGGTGTCTCCTCTGTGCTGTGCGTGTTTTGTCGGACGCGGCGCAGTCTAGGGTGGCGGTGTGACGTGCGGGTGACGCACTGATGTCAGGCGGGTGAAGCTGTGATGACCGTTCGATGAAAGGGTGGCAGGTCGGAATGGGCCGTTTCTGCCGCGACAACGAAAAAACCGGCCACGGGGGCCGGTTTCTGCGCAGACGGTCGGGGGCGGCGTCAGCCGGCCTTGAGCGCCTTCAGGTGCTGGTTCAGGCGGCTCTTGTGGCGGGCGGCCTTGTTCATGTGGATGAGCCCCTTGCGCGCGGCACTGTCGATGACCGGCACGGCCTCGCGGTAGGCGGCCTCGGCAGCGGCCGAGTCACCGGCCTGGACGGCGTTGACCACCTTCTTGATGTAGGTGCGCATCCGGGAGCGCTGGGCATGGTTGTGCTCGCGGCGCTTGAGATTCTGGCGGGCGCGCTTTCTCGCCTGTGCGGAATTGGCCAACTTCAAACTCCTGTGTTCTGGTGCGTCTTGCCGAAAGGTCGCGTAATATGCGCAACTTCGCGGCATTTGTCAATGTCGGGCCGGGCGGTCGCAGTGGACCCGGCCGCATTCAACGGGGATTCAATATCTTGCTGACTTGGCGGGCGGTTTTCTTGCTGTTTCGGGGCAGGGCATGAGCGCCGGCGGGCTGATTCGGAGCACGGCCGTGGTCAGCGCCATGACCCTGCTGTCGCGCATCCTCGGCTTTGTGCGAGACATGGTGCTGGCGCGCGCCTTCGGCGCCGGGCTGGCGCTGGATGCCTTCTTCGTCGCCTTCAAGATCCCCAACCTGCTGCGGCGGCTGTTCGGCGAGGGTGCCTTCTCGCTCGCCTTCGTGCCGGTGCTGTCGGAGTACCGGGAGCACGAGGGCGCCGACGCCACCCGTGAGCTGGTCGATCGCGTGTCCGGTACCCTGGCGCTGATCCTGGTGGGCGTCAGCCTGGTCGGCGTGGTGGCCGCGCCGCTTCTGGTGACCCTGTTCGCACCGGGCTTCCTCGACGAGCCGGGGAAGTTCGGACTGACCGGGGCCATGCTGCGGGTCACCTTCCCCTACATCCTGTTCATCTCGTTGGTCGCCTTCGCCGGTTCCATCCTCAACACCTGGGGGCGCTTCGCGATCCCGGCGTTCGCGCCCGTGCTGCTGAACCTGGTGCTCATTGCCGCGGCGCTGTGGGCGGCACCGCTGTTCGAGCAGCCGGTCATGGCGCTGGCCTGGGCGGTGTTCCTCGGCGGCCTCGCCCAGCTCGCCTTCATGCTGCCCGGGCTGGCACGGCTGGGCCTGCTGCCGCGTCCGCGCTGGGGCTGGCGCCACCCGGGGGTGCAGAAGATCCTGCGGCTGATGGGGCCGGCGGTGGTGGGGTCTTCGGTGGCGCAGATCAACCTGCTGTTCGATACCCTGATCGCCTCCTTCCTGGTGACCGGCAGCGTGAGCTGGCTGTACTTCGCCGACCGGATGGTGGAGTTCCCGCTGGGCGTGTTCGGCATTGCCCTGTCCACCGTCATCCTGCCCAGCCTGTCCGGCCGCCATGCGGCCGAGGACCCGGAGGGCTTCCGCATCATTCTGGACCGCGCGCTGCGCTGGGTCATGCTGCTGGGCATTCCGGCGACGCTGGGGCTGGGGCTGCTGGCCGGGCCCATCATCACGACCCTGTTCCAGTACGGGGAATTCACGCCTCATCAGGCAGAGATGAGCGCCCTGGCGCTGGCGGCCTATGTGGCCGGGCTGCCGGCCTTCATCCTGGTCAAGGTGCTGGTGCCGGGATTCTACGCCCGCCAGGATGCGCGCACGCCCGTGCGTATCGCCATCCGCGCCATGCTGAGCAACATGGTGCTGAACATCGCCTTCGTGGTGCCCATGGTGATGATGGAGTACCGGGCCCCCCATGTCGGACTGGCGGTGGCCACCGCCTGCTCGGCCTGGCTGAATGCGGGCCTGCTGTACCGGACACTGCGCCGGGAGGGCGTGTACGCGCCGCTGCCCGGCTGGCGACCCATCTGGCTCCGTATCCTGGCCGCGGCCGGCGCCATGACCGCGCTGCTGCTGTGGCTGCCCGCACCGCTTTCGGAGTGGTTCGGCTGGGGTGCGCGGGCGCGGATCGAGGCCCTGCTGCTGGCCGTCGGCGGAGGGGCAGTGGTCTATCTGGGCCTGCTGCAGCTGCTGGGTCAGCGTCTGGATCTGCTCTGGCGTCGCCCCGAGGTGCCCCCCCCGTCCGGGGACGGCTGACCGGGCGGGCAATCGTCGGCGCATCCTTTATAATCGAGCGCTTCCGTTCCGCACACGAGCAAGCGACATGCGGCTGATCCGTGGCCTGCACAACATCCGACCGGACGACCGTGGCTGTGCCGCGACCATCGGCAACTTCGATGGCGTGCACCTGGGCCACCAGGCCGTGCTCGGGCAGGTGGCGGAGCGGGCGGGCGAGCTGGGCCTGCCCAGCACCGTGATCACCTTCGAGCCCCAGCCGCAGGAATACTTCGCCGCCGGGGAGGCGCCGCCGCGGCTGACCCGGCTGCGGGAGAAGGTCAGCGCGCTGCGGCGCTACGGCGTGGAACGGGTACTGGTGCTGCCCTTCGGGCCGAAGCTGGCGGCGCTGGGCGCGGCCGACTTCGTGCAGCGGGTGCTGGTCGACGGGCTGCAGGTGCGCTACCTGGTGGTCGGCGACGACTTCCGCTTCGGCCGCGGCCGCGAGGGCGACTTCGAGTTCCTGCGCCGCGCCGGCGAGCGGCACGGCTTCCAGGTGGTGCACATGCACACCTTCGAGATCGATGGCGCCCGGGTCAGCAGTACCCGGGTGCGAGAGGCACTGGCGGCCGGCGACCTGGCCGGCGCCGAACGCCTGCTCGGCCGGCCCTATCGCATGCAGGGACGGGTGGCGCACGGCGACAAGCGCGGCCGGACCATCGGCTTCCCCACCGCCAACCTGTTCCTGCACCGCCGGCGCTCGCCGCTGTCGGGCGTGTTCGCGGTGGAGATGTTCGGTCTCGAGCAGGAACCGGTCGCCGGCGTGGCCAATGTCGGCACGCGGCCGACGGTGGACGGCACCCGGGCCCTGCTCGAGGTGCACCTGTTCGACTTCGACCGGGACATCTATGGCCGCCATGTGGCGGTGGAGTTTGCGCACAAGCTGCGTGACGAAATGCGCTTCGATGCTTTCGAGGCCCTGAAAGCGCAGATCGGGAACGATGTGCGTGAGGCGCGCGACTGGTTCGCCGCACGCGACCGACACAGTCAAGGGAATACCCAGTGAGCGACTACAAAGACACCCTCAACCTGCCTCGCACCGATTTCCCCATGCGCGGCAATCTGGCAAAGCGCGAGCCGGAGATGCTGGCGCACTGGAACGAGATCGGCCTGTACCGGCTGATCCGCGAGGCGGCGGCCGGGCGTCCCCGCTTCATCCTTCATGACGGCCCGCCCTATGCCAATGGCGAGATCCACATCGGTCATGCCGTCAACAAGGTGCTCAAGGACATCATCGTCAAGAGCAAGGGCCTGTCCGGCTTCGATGCGCCCTATGTGCCGGGCTGGGACTGCCACGGCCTGCCGATCGAGCTGAACGTGGAGAAGAAGGTGGGCAAGCCGGGGGTGAAGGTCGATGCCGCCGGCTTCCGCGCGGCCTGCCGCGACTACGCCCGCGAACAGGTGGAAAGGCAGAAGCGCGACTTCATCCGCCTCGGCGTCAGCGGCGACTGGGAGCATCCCTACCTGACCATGGACTTCCGCTTCGAGGCCGACATCATCCGCGCGCTGGGGCGGATCGCGGCCAACGGCCACCTCACCAAGGGCTACAAGCCGGTGCACTGGTGCACCGACTGCGGCTCGGCGCTGGCCGAGGCCGAGGTCGAGTACGAGGACAAGACCTCGCCGGCGATCGACGTGCGCTTCGAGGTGCTCGACGAAGAGGCGCTGATGGCGCGCTGCCGGCACGTGGAAGGTGCCGAGGGCGAGGGGCCGGTGTCGGTGGTGATCTGGACCACCACGCCCTGGACGCTGCCGGCCAACCGCGCCGTGGCCCTGCATCCCGATCTCGACTATGTGGTGGTGCAGTGCGAGGGCAATCGCGGCCCCGAGCGCCTGATGCTGGCCGATGCCCTGCTCAAGGATGCCATGCTGCGATACGGCATCGACGACTATCGGGTCGTGGCCTACTGCCCGGGTGCGGACCTCGAGGGCCTCAGGCTGGCACATCCTTTCTATGCCCGCGAGGTGCCGGTGATCCTCGGCGATCACGTGACCACGGATGCGGGTACCGGTGCGGTGCACACCGCGCCCGGCCATGGCCAGGAGGACTATGTGGTCGGCCAGCGCTACGGCATCCCGGTCGACAACCCGGTCGGTCCCGATGGTCGATTCCTGCCCGACACCGAGCTGTTCGCCGGCCAGCACGTGTTCGCCGCCAATGACGAGGTGATCGAGGTGCTGAAGGCGCGCGGCGCGCTGGTGCACGAGGAGAAGCTGCGCCACAGCTATCCGCACTGCTGGCGCCACAAGACGCCCATCATCTTCCGCGCCACCCCGCAGTGGTTCATCAGCATGGAGGCGCAGGGCCTGCGCGAGAAGGCGCTGGCCGAGATTGGCCGGGTGCAGTGGCTGCCGGAGTGGGGTCGGGCGCGCATCGAGGGCATGGTCGCCAA is a genomic window containing:
- the rpsT gene encoding 30S ribosomal protein S20, with the translated sequence MANSAQARKRARQNLKRREHNHAQRSRMRTYIKKVVNAVQAGDSAAAEAAYREAVPVIDSAARKGLIHMNKAARHKSRLNQHLKALKAG
- a CDS encoding ammonium transporter, encoding MENLETFQAGSDVFFILMGAIMVLAMHAGFAFLEVGTVREKNQVNALVKIIADFGVSTLAYFFIGYSIAYGMGFMETAESLTTRNGYELVKFFFLLTFAAAIPAIISGGIAERARFNPQLLATFVLVAAVYPFFEGVTWNGNFGFQDWLEAQFGAGFHDFAGSIVVHAMGGWIALAAVLLLGPRHGRYGKNGEMYAHPPSSIPFLALGAWILTVGWFGFNVMSAQTVAGVSGLVAVNSLMAMVGGTLAALFAGRYDPGFVHNGPLAGLVAVCAGSDVMHPVGALVTGAVAGGLFVWTFTLTQNRWKIDDVLGVWPLHGLCGAWGGIAAGIFGTTALGGLGGVTFASQLIGTLAGVGVALGGGLVVYGVIKAVTGLRLSQEEEYQGADLSIHKISATPPYDR
- the rpmA gene encoding 50S ribosomal protein L27: MAHKKAGGSTRNGRDSESKRLGVKRFGGQQVKAGNIIVRQRGTHFHPGVNVGCGKDHTLFATADGEVRFVVRGPKNRKFVDVVSAG
- the proB gene encoding glutamate 5-kinase, encoding MRDRKALGASRRWVIKIGSALLTNEGQGLDREAIAAWSAQMAGLLAEGYELVLVSSGAVAEGLCRLGWSRRPHALHALQAAAAVGQMGLIQAWESCFQAHGRHTAQILLTHEDLADRQRYLNARSTLRTLLELGVVPVVNENDTVATDEIRFGDNDTLAALVANLVEADLLVILTDQQGLYEADPRRHPEAALVESADADDPALERMAGDGGVLGRGGMITKVRAARRAARSGASTLIVGGREPDVLARVARGEALGTLLRPAREPIAARKQWLAGQLAVRGCLLLDEGAVEVLTRAGRSLLPVGVTGVEGQFARGELVSCLAPDGREVARGLVNYGADEARRIIGHPSSEIESLLGYVDEPELIHRDNLVIL
- the murJ gene encoding murein biosynthesis integral membrane protein MurJ; translation: MSAGGLIRSTAVVSAMTLLSRILGFVRDMVLARAFGAGLALDAFFVAFKIPNLLRRLFGEGAFSLAFVPVLSEYREHEGADATRELVDRVSGTLALILVGVSLVGVVAAPLLVTLFAPGFLDEPGKFGLTGAMLRVTFPYILFISLVAFAGSILNTWGRFAIPAFAPVLLNLVLIAAALWAAPLFEQPVMALAWAVFLGGLAQLAFMLPGLARLGLLPRPRWGWRHPGVQKILRLMGPAVVGSSVAQINLLFDTLIASFLVTGSVSWLYFADRMVEFPLGVFGIALSTVILPSLSGRHAAEDPEGFRIILDRALRWVMLLGIPATLGLGLLAGPIITTLFQYGEFTPHQAEMSALALAAYVAGLPAFILVKVLVPGFYARQDARTPVRIAIRAMLSNMVLNIAFVVPMVMMEYRAPHVGLAVATACSAWLNAGLLYRTLRREGVYAPLPGWRPIWLRILAAAGAMTALLLWLPAPLSEWFGWGARARIEALLLAVGGGAVVYLGLLQLLGQRLDLLWRRPEVPPPSGDG
- the ispB gene encoding octaprenyl diphosphate synthase, whose product is MTLEEVRELAGADMAAVDTLIQERLRSDVLLINQLGLYIVNSGGKRLRPLLVLLAARACGYDGRDHQTLAAVVEFIHTATLLHDDVVDASELRRGRETANAIWGNEASVLVGDFLYSRAFEMMVEIGSMRVMEIMAHTTNRIAEGEVMQLLNCHEPDTTEARYMEVIRSKTAKLFEAAARIGAVLGEQPAEVETALAAYGMHLGTAFQLVDDVLDYSADAETMGKNIGDDLAEGKPTLPLIHVMREGSEAERALVREAIEKGGLDHIEAVRDAIESTGAIAYTARSARAEAERAIDTLSRLPASPYRDALHALAEFSVSRSY
- a CDS encoding porin codes for the protein MRSLASRITLFLAGGTLAATTHAAGITVYKDGDKYVKMGGRIQLQYHQADPDSGSSTDEVFFRRLRPYVEGSLHKDWKGKFQFDFGKAEDANEVAVKDAYMQYKGFDNMKVTLGNANFPFSREFLTSSKKQQLVERTFVGDHNYGTPDRNVGLHLTGHNGDKTLTWGASFAAADIDPDASKLDFDTPVNKNDDFNQGWMVGGRVDFHPFGLLKFSQSDFKGDTKATIGVAAFGWRNDDDNNTYTSGGVSTSSSKADVDSVTGFEVSGAFRARGFSIDAEYNRFSADTVDPGFTGGMYRNGSTTLKNWSIEAGYMLVPSKLELVAGHQSQDADNYADTWTRTSLGANWFIHKHDVKVQLSYRMGENLKGVTGSDEDEIFLQGQYVF
- the ribF gene encoding bifunctional riboflavin kinase/FAD synthetase, with amino-acid sequence MRLIRGLHNIRPDDRGCAATIGNFDGVHLGHQAVLGQVAERAGELGLPSTVITFEPQPQEYFAAGEAPPRLTRLREKVSALRRYGVERVLVLPFGPKLAALGAADFVQRVLVDGLQVRYLVVGDDFRFGRGREGDFEFLRRAGERHGFQVVHMHTFEIDGARVSSTRVREALAAGDLAGAERLLGRPYRMQGRVAHGDKRGRTIGFPTANLFLHRRRSPLSGVFAVEMFGLEQEPVAGVANVGTRPTVDGTRALLEVHLFDFDRDIYGRHVAVEFAHKLRDEMRFDAFEALKAQIGNDVREARDWFAARDRHSQGNTQ
- the rplU gene encoding 50S ribosomal protein L21 yields the protein MYAVIVTGGKQYRVQPGDKLRVEKLDAAEGDSVEFNEVLMVSDGSDVKVGRPLLDGASVKATVTAQGRAKKVEIIKFRRRKHHMKRQGHRQYFTEVQITDVNA
- the cgtA gene encoding Obg family GTPase CgtA; translation: MKFVDEATIKVAAGDGGNGCVSFRREKFIPFGGPDGGDGGDGGSVWLVADDSINTLVDFRYERSFRAGRGENGKGRNMTGARGEDLEIRVPVGTMVYDEDTGELIGDLIEPGQRLKVAQGGWHGIGNARFKSSTNRAPRQSTPGTPGEQRTLRLELKLLADVGLLGLPNAGKSTLIRSISAARPKVADYPFTTLYPNLGVVRVGSHQSFVVADIPGLIEGAAEGAGLGIRFLKHLARTRLLLHLIDVAPMDGTDPVAQARTIVAELAKYSPELAARPRWLVLNKIDLLPPGERDAVCDRIVAELGWTGPVFRISAATGEGTEALVHAIMQHLEQADEAPSAEDA